From a single Rhinolophus ferrumequinum isolate MPI-CBG mRhiFer1 chromosome 15, mRhiFer1_v1.p, whole genome shotgun sequence genomic region:
- the LOC117035143 gene encoding prostaglandin reductase 2, with protein sequence MDILLRSVAELFYTEILCDPYANKAMIVRRVILNSRVGKNGNPVAENFRVEEVNLPDNINEGQLQVRTLYLSVDPYMHCRMNEDTGSDYITRWQLYQVVVGGGVGIIEESKHTNFTKGDFVTSFYWPRQTKVILDGNNLQKVDPQLVDGHLSYFLGAVGMPGLTSLIGIQGKDHVTAGSNQTMVASGAAGACGSLAGQMNQISHIVLCGQISQYNKDVPYPLPLTPAIEAIRKERNITRERFLVLYKDKFESGILQLSQWFKEGKLKIKETMINGLENMGAVFQSMMTGGNIGKQTVCISEETSL encoded by the coding sequence GAAATCTTGTGCGATCCCTATGCAAACAAGGCGATGATTGTACGAAGAGTGATACTGAATTCCCGAGTTGGGAAAAATGGTAATCCAGTGGCAGAAAATTTCCGAGTAGAAGAAGTAAATTTACCAGATAATATCAATGAAGGACAATTACAAGTCAGAACTCTTTATCTTTCTGTGGATCCTTACATGCATTGTAGAATGAATGAAGACACTGGATCTGATTATATAACACGTTGGCAACTGTATCAAGTGGTTGTTGGTGGAGGTGTTGGGATTATAGaagaaagcaaacacacaaaTTTTACTAAAGGTGATTTTGTGACTTCTTTTTATTGGCCCAGGCAAACCAAGGTTATCCTAGATGGAAATAACCTTCAAAAGGTAGACCCACAACTTGTGGATGGACACCTTTCATACTTTCTTGGGGCCGTAGGTATGCCTGGTTTGACTTCCTTGATTGGGATACAGGGAAAAGATCATGTAACTGCTGGATCTAATCAGACAATGGTTGCTAGTGGGGCTGCTGGTGCTTGTGGATCTTTAGCTGGGCAGATGAATCAGATCAGCCACATTGTCCTGTGTGGTCAAATTTCTCAGTACAACAAAGATGTGCCTTATCCTCTTCCATTAACCCCTGCTATAGAAGCAATCCGGAAAGAAAGGAACATCACAAGAGAAAGATTTCTGGTGTTGTATAAGGACAAATTTGAGTCTGGTATTCTACAGCTGAGTCAGTGGTTTAAAGAAGGAAAGCTAAAGATCAAAGAAACTATGATAAACGGATTGGAAAACATGGGAGCTGTATTCCAGTCCATGATGACAGGAGGTAACATTGGAAAGCAGACAGTTTGCATTTCAGAAGAAACCTCTTTGTAA